A window of the Sabethes cyaneus chromosome 1, idSabCyanKW18_F2, whole genome shotgun sequence genome harbors these coding sequences:
- the LOC128737981 gene encoding crossover junction endonuclease EME1, with translation MPNNKKNSVVNSDDAIERRKQQNFLEEQRNMKPGVCNKFLHAVIDPELLQGAHGTDVLAKLTELNLKYEIKQQLVPRVVTFYRTSQQTLVQPSGTLTSKAIDQNFLIYLMPGKDLVHHVKERSLLSCVENLQQLHPGKAISLLIFGLVGYCRQNRGCVGRTETETALTEAQLFTGCSHQLLETAEEVGNFVSQLGKSLAELPYKQQQYEKYSGEQLYLGNEKKGCVRVEGTAGLHQLYQNQLIKIPSVTLEVAEAIISVYPSLKQLIDAFRFAADGPNLLADIPIRRAAGPITSSIRRIGPELSKKIYRLYSSVDPKQEL, from the exons ATGCCTAATAATAAGAAAAATAGTGTAGTTAATAGTGATGATGCTATAGAAAGAAGAAAACAGCAGAACTTTTTGGAGGAGCAGAGAAATATGAAGCCAGGCGTCTGCAACAAA TTCCTGCACGCCGTAATTGATCCCGAGTTGCTGCAGGGTGCCCACGGCACGGATGTTCTCGCTAAACTAACGGAGCTGAATCTCAAGTATGAAATCAAACAGCAGCTGGTGCCACGAGTTGTCACATTCTACCGAACTAGCCAGCAAACGCTAGTCCAACCCTCAGGAACCCTCACCAGCAAAGCGATCGATCAAAACTTCCTCATCTACCTGATGCCGGGCAAGGATCTTGTGCACCACGTTAAGGAGCGTAGTTTATTGTCGTGTGTCGAAAATCTGCAGCAGTTACATCCAGGCAAAGCAATTTCACTGCTAATTTTTGGTCTGGTTGGCTATTGTCGTCAGAATCGTGGCTGCGTTGGACGCACGGAGACCGAAACAGCCCTGACAGAAGCGCAGCTGTTTACTGGGTGCTCGCATCAGTTGCTGGAAACTGCTGAGGAAGTTGGCAATTTTGTATCTCAGCTGGGAAAAAGTTTGGCCGAACTACCGTACAAGCAGCAGCAGTACGAGAAGTACAGCGGAGAACAGCTCTATCTAGGGAACGAGAAAAAAGGATGCGTCCGTGTCGAAGGTACGGCAGGACTACACCAGCTGTATCAGAACCAGCTGATCAAAATTCCGTCTGTCACGCTCGAGGTGGCGGAAGCGATCATTAGTGTGTATCCAAGCTTGAAACAGCTTATCGATGCGTTCCGTTTTGCGGCCGATGGACCGAATCTGTTAGCCGACATTCCAATCCGCCGAGCTGCCGGTCCGATCACTTCATCGATACGCAGAATAGGGCCGGAGTTGAGCAAAAAGATCTACCGCTTATACAGCAGTGTCGATCCGAAGCAAGAGCTTTAG
- the LOC128737962 gene encoding exosome component 10 → MKHKTTSEKTGSSSDSRSVPPIDSSPIRKYTDDGQKLMVNAMKAVLALPAGNSRDLYSTHPSFVRIMDRQADGILHSISDVLKMHGIKGNIMVRDHEEKFELLQEFNDSILERINSNLDEIAGIKKKHETVLVHSEIQLPAEPNHRLSGTWNNSGITGSKATTASAVKATLITATNIARPQVNFKVPVDNSAVNPFVPKIKDKPNSLKPLAVLPEYDESGNIVSYLHPYEFELDWFEPAKDGFKPVEPRKPKLLEATSLDIIDKVEQVPTLLNELKQAKQLAIDLEHHSYRTYQGFTCLMQISTREKDYIVDTLALREDLQVLNEVFTDRKVLKVLHGAVSDIEWLQRDLGLYIVNMFDTAEAAKVLEFSRIGLQALLKHYCNIETDKAYQLADWRIRPLPENFIHYARKDTHYLLYIYDRMHNELIKKGASFLQTVYNKSTFLCKQRYEKSIINEDTIMNVYRRSKYVFDQRQMYAFREISYWRDRTARLEDESPGYVLPWHMALDIASKLPREMQGIIACCTPVPSLVRQHLHTLHQIVLKARDIPLNKSIPQGIEQQRDTRHKMQTTFDISNPLFCPHDNSHTIHPETNLPTLLDSPGKLGVCEKVVKSLIKSRPEAEVFVEAKTRTLDEKGRLIVDSSNADDAKIMKFVELHYQKKPVNSTQTIGEIQSLSYQDRKFNTPYERHLEACRNRQQIEEPEPVPQKPPVSIKKEPEPEQDEETIEIKQESKPHKKSAVPLKVIKRREEREAKRKLETTVDAEDKIKFNNSEPSTKKQKTEQRQSKGEYPMQINPRTEASSDDDQEESDVANRSQSQSDTSFRSGGGKKGKNKKRKGKKGRQNSDARQNSNKPIAFDCTKVDYSRFQGGSKPLQQHRRGKRGKLTARPSEESAQPGEGSSNNTGLRKNLHPNSRLAKGVKKTQQMFNFSSNILKKK, encoded by the exons ATGAAGCACAAAACAACAAGTGAGAAAACCGGTTCTAGTTCGGATTCGCGATCTGTACCACCGATAGACTCCAGTCCAATCCGAAAGTACACAGAC GATGGCCAAAAATTAATGGTAAACGCCATGAAAGCCGTATTGGCGCTTCCAGCCGGAAATTCACGGGATCTGTACTCGACTCATCCTTCATTCGTGCGAATCATGGATCGACAGGCTGATGGGATATTACACTCCATTTCGGACGTGCTTAAGATGCACGGCATCAAAGGCAACATCATGGTACGAGATCACGAGGAAAAGTTCGAGCTGCTGCAGGAGTTTAACGATTCAATTCTCGAACGGATTAATTCCAACTTGGACGAAATTGCCGGAATAAAGAAAAAGCACGAAACCGTGCTAGTGCATAGTGAGATTCAACTGCCAGCAGAGCCCAATCACCGTTTGAGTGGCACCTGGAACAATTCCGGCATTACTGGTAGCAAAGCCACTACAGCATCGGCTGTAAAAGCTACTTTGATAACCGCGACCAACATTGCTAGACCACAGGTTAATTTTAAAGTTCCGGTGGATAATTCGGCAGTCAATCCTTTTGTGCCGAAAATAAAAGACAAACCGAATTCCCTAAAGCCATTGGCTGTACTACCTGAATACGATGAATCGGGGAATATTGTCAGTTATTTACACCCTTACGAATTTGAACTAGACTGGTTTGAGCCTGCCAAAGATGGATTTAAACCGGTAGAGCCTAGGAAACCAAAATTACTTGAAGCAACCTCACTGGACATTATCGATAAAGTGGAACAGGTTCCAACGCTTTTGAATGAATTGAAGCAAGCGAAACAGCTGGCAATCGATCTGGAACATCACTCCTATCGGACGTACCAAGGCTTCACTTGTTTGATGCAAATATCCACTAGGGAAAAAGATTACATCGTTGATACATTGGCACTGCGTGAGGATTTGCAAGTACTGAATGAAGTTTTTACGGACCGAAAAGTGCTCAAGGTGTTGCACGGAGCAGTCAGTGACATCGAATGGCTGCAGCGGGATCTTGGGCTGTATATTGTCAACATGTTCGACACAGCAGAGGCGGCTAAG GTGCTGGAATTCTCTCGCATAGGACTGCAGGCTCTGTTAAAACATTACTGCAACATCGAGACTGACAAAGCATACCAGCTAGCGGACTGGCGCATCAGACCACTACCGGAGAACTTTATACACTACGCCCGTAAGGATACTCACTACCTGTTGTACATTTATGACCGTATGCACAATGAGCTAATCAAGAAGGGGGCCAGTTTCCTGCAGACTGTGTATAACAAATCAACTTTTTTGTGTAAACAGCGCTATGAAAAGTCAATTATTAACGAGGACACAATTATGAACGTTTACCGCCGTTCGAAGTACGTGTTCGATCAACGTCAGATGTATGCTTTTCGGGAGATTTCATACTGGCGCGACCGAACGGCCCGCCTGGAAGATGAATCTCCCGGTTATGTTCTGCCGTGGCACATGGCACTGGACATCGCATCGAAGTTGCCCCGAGAAATGCAGGGCATCATTGCCTGCTGTACGCCAGTGCCGTCGCTTGTGCGGCAACATCTGCATACGCTCCATCAAATCGTACTGAAGGCACGGGATATTCCTCTGAACAAATCGATCCCGCAGGGCATCGAGCAGCAGAGGGACACCCGTCATAAAATGCAAACTACGTTCGACATCAGCAATCCGCTGTTTTGTCCACACGACAACAGCCACACTATCCATCCGGAAACCAATCTACCAACGTTGCTGGATTCGCCCGGAAAGCTGGGTGTGTGCGAGAAGGTGGTTAAAAGCTTAATCAAGTCTCGGCCCGAAGCGGAGGTGTTTGTGGAGGCAAAAACG AGGACACTAGATGAAAAAGGGCGATTGATTGTTGATAGCTCGAACGCGGATGATgccaaaattatgaaatttgttGAGCTGCACTATCAGAAAAAG CCGGTGAATAGCACTCAGACTATTGGTGAAATACAATCTCTGTCCTATCAGGATCGTAAGTTCAACACTCCTTACGAACGGCACTTGGAAGCATGCCGTAACCGGCAACAGATTGAGGAACCTGAACCGGTTCCACAAAAACCTCCAGTTTCCATCAAGAAGGAACCCGAACCGGAACAAGATGAAGAAACCATTGAAATTAAACAAGAATCTAAACCACACAAAAAGTCGGCTGTGCCGCTAAAAGTTATTAAACGACGTGAGGAACGTGAAGCCAagcgaaaactggaaacaacaGTAGATGCGGAGgataaaatcaaattcaataacAGCGAACCATCGACGAAAAAGCAAAAGACCGAGCAAAGGCAATCCAAGGGTGAGTACCCGATGCAGATCAATCCGCGAACGGAAGCGTCCAGTGATGACGACCAGGAAGAGAGTGACGTTGCAAACCGCAGTCAAAGCCAGTCCGACACCAGCTTTAGATCGGGTGGtggcaaaaaaggaaaaaacaaaaaacgaaaaggcAAGAAAGGCCGACAGAACTCGGACGCGAGACAAAATTCAAACAAACCGATCGCATTCGATTGCACAAAGGTCGACTATTCGCGGTTCCAAGGTGGCTCCAAACCTCTGCAGCAGCATCGTCGAGGAAAACGAGGAAAGCTTACAGCGCGACCGAGCGAGGAATCCGCCCAGCCGGGTGAAGGATCCAGCAACAATACCGGTCTGCGTAAAAACCTTCATCCCAACAGTAGATTAGCAAAAGGTGTCAAAAAGACACAGCAGATGTTCAACTTCAGTAgcaatattttgaaaaagaaATGA